The Staphylococcus carnosus genome has a segment encoding these proteins:
- the sdaAB gene encoding L-serine ammonia-lyase, iron-sulfur-dependent subunit beta has product MARKKDFQSAFDIIGPVMMGPSSSHTAGAVKIGNAGRTVLQGTPENIEVHYYESFAKTHLGHGTDVAIIGGMLGYSTFDERIKHSIEIAKNEGIKIKFIEESGKSLGEHPNCALIKADSGDRHIEVNGISIGGGTIKIKSINVNGQCILMNHGLPILEVDGPTDNATINHLINDLIENGVDINEEIKTINQEGCLIAMHLNKALSEDTLDKMKEKYSDLNFAYIK; this is encoded by the coding sequence ATGGCAAGAAAAAAGGATTTCCAGAGCGCTTTTGATATCATCGGACCTGTAATGATGGGACCTTCAAGTTCACATACAGCAGGTGCAGTTAAAATTGGGAATGCTGGAAGAACAGTACTGCAAGGTACACCAGAAAATATTGAAGTTCATTACTATGAATCTTTCGCAAAAACACATTTAGGTCACGGCACTGATGTAGCTATTATTGGTGGCATGTTAGGTTATAGTACGTTTGATGAACGTATTAAACATTCAATTGAAATTGCGAAAAATGAAGGTATTAAAATTAAATTCATTGAAGAATCAGGTAAAAGTTTAGGAGAACATCCAAACTGTGCATTAATTAAAGCAGACAGCGGTGATCGTCATATTGAAGTGAATGGTATTTCAATTGGCGGCGGAACAATTAAAATTAAAAGCATTAATGTAAATGGTCAATGTATCTTAATGAATCATGGTTTACCAATCTTAGAAGTAGATGGTCCAACAGACAATGCTACAATCAACCATTTAATTAATGATTTGATTGAAAACGGAGTAGATATCAACGAAGAAATTAAAACAATCAATCAAGAAGGTTGCTTAATTGCAATGCACTTAAACAAAGCACTTTCAGAAGATACGTTAGATAAAATGAAAGAGAAATATAGCGACTTAAACTTTGCATATATTAAATAA
- the sdaAA gene encoding L-serine ammonia-lyase, iron-sulfur-dependent, subunit alpha: protein MFDTIKEIIDYSNEHDMSFAEIMIQDEMERSGQSREEVCEQMKQNLEVMRDAVKKGTTGEGVKSVTGYTGQDAIKIKNYNDNNHSLSGNEMMQAVMGAVATNEVNAAMGIICATPTAGSSGTIPGTLFKLEATHGLTEDQMIDFLFSASICGRVVANNASVAGATGGCQAEVGSASAIAAASAVQVFGGSPEASGHALAISLSNLLGLVCDPVAGLVEIPCVMRNAIGSGNALISADLALVGVESRIPVDEVIEAMGKIGRNLPAELRETGLGGLAGTPTGEAIKRKIFGDSEVKS, encoded by the coding sequence ATGTTTGATACTATTAAAGAAATCATTGATTACTCGAACGAACATGATATGAGTTTCGCAGAAATTATGATTCAAGATGAGATGGAACGTAGCGGACAATCGAGAGAAGAAGTTTGTGAACAAATGAAACAAAACTTAGAAGTAATGCGCGACGCAGTTAAAAAAGGGACAACCGGCGAAGGCGTTAAAAGTGTAACAGGGTATACTGGTCAAGATGCAATTAAAATTAAAAACTATAATGATAACAATCATTCACTTTCAGGTAATGAAATGATGCAAGCGGTTATGGGCGCAGTTGCAACTAACGAAGTGAATGCAGCAATGGGTATCATTTGCGCAACGCCTACAGCTGGTTCTTCAGGTACAATCCCAGGAACATTGTTTAAATTAGAAGCAACTCATGGACTTACAGAAGATCAAATGATTGACTTCTTATTCTCAGCATCAATTTGCGGCCGTGTTGTTGCAAATAATGCAAGTGTTGCAGGTGCAACAGGTGGTTGCCAAGCTGAAGTTGGTTCAGCATCAGCTATCGCAGCAGCATCAGCTGTTCAAGTTTTCGGAGGCTCACCAGAAGCTTCAGGTCATGCATTAGCAATTTCATTAAGTAACTTGCTTGGTCTTGTATGCGACCCAGTGGCTGGCTTAGTTGAAATTCCATGTGTAATGCGTAATGCAATCGGTTCAGGAAATGCTTTAATTTCTGCTGACTTAGCATTAGTAGGTGTTGAAAGCAGAATTCCAGTTGATGAAGTTATCGAAGCAATGGGCAAAATTGGTCGTAACTTACCAGCTGAATTACGTGAAACTGGACTTGGCGGTTTAGCAGGAACTCCAACAGGTGAAGCAATCAAACGTAAAATCTTTGGAGACTCAGAAGTTAAGTCATAA
- a CDS encoding NAD(P)H-dependent oxidoreductase, whose product MSTLVIIAHPGIQSANVNESWKKTIENRFELVTTHDLYTLYPDGKIDVEKEQKLVEQHDHIVFQYPMYWMNYPPLLQKWFDEVYTNGWAFKGGSALKDKYFGLAISCGQPENHYSHSGPIGYTIDEVVTPLKAVINLVGGRYFGLHAMYDTDNIGNFADIAENADQYIAFLEKLERQ is encoded by the coding sequence ATGTCTACTTTAGTAATTATTGCACATCCTGGAATTCAATCAGCAAATGTTAATGAATCGTGGAAAAAAACAATTGAAAATCGTTTTGAACTTGTGACGACTCATGATTTATATACGTTATATCCTGATGGGAAAATTGATGTTGAAAAAGAACAAAAACTTGTAGAACAACATGACCATATTGTGTTTCAATACCCAATGTATTGGATGAATTATCCACCATTATTGCAAAAATGGTTTGATGAAGTTTATACAAATGGTTGGGCCTTTAAAGGCGGAAGTGCATTGAAAGACAAATATTTCGGCTTAGCGATCTCATGCGGACAGCCAGAAAATCATTATTCTCATTCCGGTCCCATCGGTTATACGATAGATGAAGTTGTAACGCCATTAAAGGCTGTCATTAATTTAGTTGGAGGTCGTTACTTTGGCTTACATGCAATGTATGATACTGATAATATCGGCAACTTTGCTGATATTGCAGAAAATGCAGACCAATATATCGCCTTTTTAGAAAAACTTGAAAGACAGTAA
- a CDS encoding NAD(P)H-dependent oxidoreductase, which yields MENKEMRQVIIDAFNFRHATKRFNPDKKVSDADFQTILEAGRLSPSSIGSEPWRFVVVQNEEMREKLKEVAPGAQGQLETASYFVIILARKNLKADSEHFRHMLKDIQKVPEEKIEGMVKGFTSFQNDNLNLYESDRSLWDWASKQTYIALGNMMTAAALLGVDSCPMEGLKMKEMTKLLNDEGIMNSDYFLPSVMVAFGYRAEDPKRAKTRQSQEDVVEWIM from the coding sequence ATGGAAAACAAAGAAATGCGCCAAGTCATCATTGATGCATTTAATTTCAGACATGCAACAAAACGATTCAACCCTGATAAGAAAGTAAGCGATGCTGACTTTCAAACAATATTAGAAGCAGGCAGACTATCACCAAGTTCAATTGGTTCAGAGCCATGGCGTTTTGTCGTTGTACAAAATGAAGAAATGCGAGAAAAATTAAAAGAAGTTGCACCAGGTGCTCAAGGCCAATTAGAAACAGCAAGCTATTTTGTTATTATTTTGGCACGTAAAAATCTCAAAGCAGATTCTGAACACTTTAGACATATGTTAAAAGACATTCAAAAAGTACCTGAAGAAAAAATAGAAGGTATGGTCAAAGGATTTACATCATTCCAAAATGATAACTTGAACCTATATGAAAGCGACCGTTCATTGTGGGACTGGGCAAGTAAACAAACTTACATTGCACTCGGCAATATGATGACAGCAGCGGCATTATTAGGTGTTGACTCTTGTCCGATGGAAGGTCTTAAAATGAAAGAAATGACAAAACTACTTAATGATGAAGGTATTATGAATTCAGATTATTTCTTACCTTCAGTCATGGTTGCATTTGGTTATCGTGCAGAGGATCCAAAACGTGCAAAAACACGTCAATCACAAGAAGATGTAGTCGAATGGATTATGTAA
- a CDS encoding D-2-hydroxyacid dehydrogenase — translation MVKIKMFDVENYEEQYIKDWVKEHQIEVDFEHGPLTKEKATQLKDYDGVSLSHNGPFDSDLYEVLASHGIKQIAQRSAGFDMYDLEKAREWGITITTVPSYSPSSIAEYAVMGTLYFARQVPLIRQRVHQHDFRWKGDIMSRTVKDLTVAVIGIGRIGSISARLFHSFGCKVVGYDPIRRPEMEDIVEYKESLLEAITEADIVALHIPGNKETYHLFDEEVFRHFKTETIFVNAARGMVVDTKAFLKALNSDKIIGAVIDTYENEAEYYRRDHSGKEIKDDILLHLIERDDVLVSPHIAFFTGEAVKNLTEGGLNSTLEVLTTGDSEFRIN, via the coding sequence ATGGTGAAAATTAAAATGTTTGATGTGGAAAATTATGAAGAACAATATATTAAAGATTGGGTAAAAGAACATCAAATAGAAGTAGATTTTGAACATGGTCCATTAACAAAAGAAAAAGCAACGCAATTAAAGGATTATGACGGAGTTTCATTAAGCCATAATGGTCCGTTTGATTCTGATTTATATGAAGTATTGGCTTCGCATGGGATAAAACAGATTGCTCAACGCAGTGCAGGTTTTGATATGTATGATTTGGAAAAAGCGCGCGAATGGGGTATTACAATTACAACAGTGCCAAGCTATTCACCAAGCTCGATAGCTGAATATGCAGTGATGGGTACGCTGTATTTTGCAAGACAAGTACCATTAATACGACAACGGGTGCACCAGCATGATTTCAGATGGAAAGGCGATATCATGTCGCGTACGGTCAAAGACTTAACTGTTGCAGTAATCGGTATTGGAAGAATCGGCAGTATTTCAGCACGCTTATTTCATAGCTTCGGATGCAAAGTAGTGGGATATGATCCTATACGACGCCCTGAAATGGAAGATATTGTAGAGTATAAAGAAAGTCTCTTAGAAGCAATTACAGAAGCAGACATTGTGGCACTGCATATACCTGGCAATAAAGAAACGTATCATCTGTTTGACGAAGAAGTTTTTCGCCATTTCAAAACTGAAACTATCTTTGTAAATGCTGCACGTGGTATGGTGGTGGATACTAAAGCGTTCTTGAAAGCTTTAAATAGTGATAAAATTATAGGTGCTGTAATAGATACGTATGAGAATGAAGCAGAATATTATCGAAGAGATCATTCTGGAAAAGAGATTAAAGACGATATTTTACTGCATTTAATTGAACGAGATGATGTATTAGTGTCTCCGCATATTGCATTCTTTACTGGAGAAGCAGTTAAGAATTTAACAGAAGGCGGACTTAATAGTACTTTAGAAGTTTTAACAACAGGCGATTCAGAATTTCGTATTAATTAA
- a CDS encoding ABC transporter ATP-binding protein, giving the protein MKVFMNLKWFFKQEKAEYLLGLLVLLGIALIQLVPPQIIGKTIDLIGTKKLTGHTLLIYMLILGGAAIMTYILRYTWRVLIFGTSNKLGKILRNRLYEKYTSMSPSFFQQRRTGDLMAHATNDINAVQGAAGPGILMISDSLITGTSILITMAITVNWKLTLIVMLPMPILVILTSYYGRLMSKGFKKAQAAFSRLNDKTQESIAGIKVTKTMGYEKSDQKDFKDISDDVVQKNLKVAQIDALFDPTIMLVIGASYFLAMVCGSFMIFHNTISLGQLITTTTYLGMLVWPLLALGFFFNIIQRGNASYERISEIMDTQNEIDTAYSVEGFPSGNITFNIESFRFPNAEQPALTDVRFTIEEGTTVGIVGRTSSGKSTLLRLLVREFDTKRPEDITYGDIPIRDYEIRHLRAMFGYVPQDNFLFSTTIKENIAFADPAMEEENIARAAQLSYIHNDILDFPKGYQTIVGERGVSLSGGQKQRVSIARAVIQNPPVLIFDDSLSAVDADTEEHILNNMQNERQGKTNIITAHRMSAVSHADLIVVMDEGTVVEQGTHEELMRNQGWYWQTYQSQQLRDELTRNLDDITQVEGDDSNAENK; this is encoded by the coding sequence ATGAAAGTCTTTATGAATTTAAAGTGGTTTTTTAAACAAGAAAAGGCTGAGTATTTATTAGGGCTCTTAGTCTTATTGGGAATCGCATTGATTCAACTTGTGCCGCCGCAAATTATCGGAAAAACCATTGATTTAATCGGGACAAAAAAACTGACAGGTCATACTTTGCTGATTTATATGCTGATACTAGGCGGCGCAGCGATTATGACATATATTTTGCGTTATACATGGCGTGTATTAATTTTTGGAACAAGTAATAAATTAGGCAAAATTCTGCGTAATCGTTTATATGAAAAATATACGTCGATGAGTCCGTCATTTTTCCAGCAAAGACGTACTGGGGATTTGATGGCACATGCAACGAATGATATCAATGCAGTACAAGGTGCAGCAGGTCCAGGTATATTAATGATCAGCGATTCATTAATCACAGGGACGTCTATTTTAATTACAATGGCCATTACAGTTAACTGGAAATTAACCTTGATTGTAATGTTGCCGATGCCGATTTTAGTTATTTTAACAAGTTATTATGGACGATTGATGAGCAAAGGTTTTAAAAAGGCACAAGCGGCATTCAGTCGATTGAATGATAAAACACAAGAAAGTATTGCTGGGATAAAAGTAACCAAAACCATGGGATACGAAAAAAGCGACCAAAAAGATTTTAAAGATATCAGTGATGATGTTGTTCAAAAAAACTTGAAGGTAGCACAAATTGATGCGCTTTTTGATCCTACAATTATGCTAGTAATCGGTGCCAGTTACTTCTTAGCGATGGTATGCGGGTCATTTATGATTTTCCATAATACTATCTCGTTAGGTCAATTAATTACTACAACAACATACTTAGGTATGTTAGTATGGCCGCTTCTCGCACTTGGCTTTTTCTTCAATATTATCCAACGCGGGAATGCTTCTTATGAGCGTATCAGCGAAATCATGGATACTCAAAATGAAATTGATACAGCTTATAGTGTTGAAGGCTTTCCATCAGGAAACATTACTTTCAATATTGAAAGTTTCCGCTTCCCGAATGCCGAACAGCCTGCTTTAACAGATGTCCGCTTTACAATTGAAGAAGGCACTACTGTCGGTATTGTGGGTAGAACAAGTTCAGGAAAAAGTACGCTGCTTAGATTATTAGTAAGAGAATTTGATACAAAAAGACCAGAAGATATTACGTATGGCGATATTCCTATCAGAGATTACGAAATCAGACATTTGCGTGCTATGTTCGGTTATGTGCCGCAAGATAATTTCTTATTCTCTACAACGATTAAAGAAAATATTGCTTTTGCGGATCCTGCAATGGAAGAAGAAAATATTGCACGTGCTGCACAATTAAGCTATATCCATAACGATATTCTAGATTTTCCTAAAGGCTATCAAACGATTGTAGGAGAACGTGGTGTTTCTTTATCTGGCGGACAAAAACAACGTGTTTCTATTGCCCGAGCAGTAATTCAAAATCCTCCGGTACTCATATTTGATGATTCTTTATCCGCAGTTGATGCAGATACAGAAGAACATATTTTAAATAACATGCAAAATGAGAGACAAGGTAAGACGAATATTATTACAGCACATCGTATGAGTGCAGTCAGTCATGCTGATTTGATTGTGGTTATGGATGAGGGAACAGTTGTTGAACAAGGCACACATGAAGAATTAATGCGCAATCAAGGATGGTATTGGCAGACATATCAATCTCAACAATTACGTGATGAGTTAACACGAAATCTTGATGATATCACGCAAGTGGAAGGAGATGATTCAAATGCCGAAAACAAATAA